The following are encoded in a window of Panthera leo isolate Ple1 chromosome B2, P.leo_Ple1_pat1.1, whole genome shotgun sequence genomic DNA:
- the SERINC1 gene encoding serine incorporator 1 has product MGNVLGLCSMASWIPCLCGSAPCLLCRCCPSGNNSTVTRLIYALFLLVGVCVACVMLIPGMEEQLNKIPGFCENEKGIVPCNILVGYKAVYRLCFGLAMFYLLLSLLMIKVKSSSDPRAAVHNGFWFFKFAAAIAIIIGAFFIPEGTFTTVWFYVGMAGAFCFILIQLVLLIDFAHSWNESWVEKMEEGNSRCWYAALLSATALNYLLSLVAIVLFFVYYTHPASCSENKAFISVNMLLCLGASVMSILPKIQESQPRSGLLQSSVITVYTMYLTWSAMTNEPETNCNPSLLSIIGYNTTSTIPKEGQSVQWWHAQGIIGLILFLLCVFYSSIRTSNNSQVNKLTLTSDESTLIEDGGARSDGSLEDGDDVHRAVDNERDGVTYSYSFFHFMLFLASLYIMMTLTNWYRYEPSREMKSQWTAVWVKISSSWIGIVLYVWTLVAPLVLTNRDFD; this is encoded by the exons ATACCGTGTCTATGTGGCAGTGCCCCTTGTTTGCTGTGTCGATGCTGTCCTAGTGGAAACAACTCTACTGTAACTAGATTGATCTATGCACTTTTCTTGCTTGTTGGAGTGTGTGTAGCTTGTGTAATGTTGATACCAGGAATGGAAGAACAACTGAACAAg ATTCCTGGATTTTGTGAAAATGAGAAAGGCATTGTTCCTTGTAATATTCTGGTTGGCTATAAAGCTGTGTACCGTCTGTGCTTTGGTTTGGCTATGTTctatcttctcctctctctgctaaTGATCAAAGTGAAGAGCAGCAGTGATCCTAGAGCTGCAGTGCATAATGG attttggTTCTTTAAATTTGCCGCAGCAATTGCAATTATTATTGGGGCTTTCTTCATTCCAGAAGGAACTTTTACAACTG tgtggTTTTATGTAGGCATGGCAGGTGCTTTTTGCTTCATCCTCATACAGCTAGTCTTACTTATTGATTTTGCCCATTCGTGGAATGAATCATGGGttgaaaaaatggaagaagggaaCTCAAGATGTTGGTATGCAG CATTGTTATCAGCTACAGCTCTGAATTATCTGCTGTCTTTAGTTGCTATCGTCCTATTCTTTGTTTACTATACTCATCCAGCCAGTTGTTCAGAAAATAAAGCATTCATCAGTGTCAACATGCTCCTCTGCCTTGGTGCTTCTGTaatgtctatactgcccaaaATCCAA gAATCACAACCAAGATCTGGTTTGTTACAGTCTTCAGTAATTACAGTCTACACGATGTATTTGACATGGTCTGCTATGACCAATGAACCAG AAACAAACTGCAACCCAAGTCTACTAAGCATAATTGGATACAATACAACAAGCACTATTCCAAAGGAAGGGCAGTCTGTCCAGTGGTGGCATGCTCAAGGAATTATAGGACTAATCCTCTTTttattgtgtgtattttattcaaG CATCCGCACTTCGAACAATAGTCAGGTTAATAAATTGACTCTAACAAGTGATGAATCAACATTAATAGAAGATGGTGGAGCCAGAAGTGATGGATCACTGGAGGATGGAGATGATGTTCACCGAGCTGTAGATAATGAAAGGGATGGTGTTACTTACAGTTATTCCTTCTTTCACTTCATGCTTTTCTTGGCTTCACTTTATATCATGATGACCCTTACCAACTGGTACAG gtATGAGCCTTCTCGTGAGATGAAAAGTCAGTGGACAGCAGTCTGGGTGAAAATCTCTTCTAGTTGGATTGGCATTGTGTTGTATGTTTGGACACTAGTGGCACCACTTGTTCTTACAAATCGTGATTTTGACTGA